The DNA region TTTGTCACTTTGCTTGCTAGCAATGACCTTTGTTTCAAATGTGACGTAATGATGTTCCTGCTTGAACGGTACTCATTCCAGGTTGTTCGCCAAGTTTCTTGTGGGGCTGTTCATGTGGTTGCTTTATCAGAAGATGGCTTGTTACAAGCATGGGGTAATGTCTcctataatatgttattttggaattattttaatgcacACATTTTGTTTATACCTGTTTCTTCTGACGCTAGGTTTATTTATGATGTTTACTCCTTTTGCACTCTTGTTATTACATCTCTTATGTTGATTGATATTAGTTTCTATATCATGGACACATTGGAACTGTGAAGTCGAAACACTTCAAATTCgggttttaattttattaattaaaattttgtcacTCGTCTGTCAAATCAGGCTATAATGAGTATGGCCAGCTTGGTAGAGGTATTACTTGTGAAGGCTTTCAGGGGGCTCGTGTAATTAATGGTTTTGCCAGATTCCTTGACGAAGCCCCCGAGCTTTTGAAGATCATCCAGGTTTCCTGTGGAGAATATCACACTGCAGCCATATCGGAAAAAGGCGAGGTGTAAGTGCTCCAGAGGACCATTGTGATGTAAAAATATTCTTGTGTTGAGATGAGAACTGAAATTTAACCCATATAGAACGAGTTATTAGAAATCTTGGGGATTAGAACTTCAAACATGAGTTGCCTTGTTTCTGCTTTAACTTTTTTAGAATGTTTTGTGAACACTTCACTCTGTTTCTTCTTCAAATTATTTATCTCGTTAATTTGTCACAGTTATACTTGGGGACTTGGGAGCATGGGCCAACTTGGGCATTGTTCACTTCAGTCGGGTGATAAAGAGCTATTACCTAGGCGTGTAGTTGGTCTAGATGGGGTGTTTATTAAGGATGTTTCATGTGGAGGTGTCCACACATGTGCTTTGACCAGGACAGGAGCTCTATACGCTTGGGGCGGAGGGGTTGCAGGGCAGTTAGGCCTTGGCCCCCTGACTGGTTTCTTTTCTTGCTCACTAAATGAATCTGAAACTATGCTTCGCAATATACCCGCTATGGTGATCCCAACAAACGTGCAACTGGTCGCTTGTGGACATTCTCACACTCTCATTTGTACGAAGGATGGAAGAATTCACGGGTGGGGCTACAACAGCTACGGCCAGGCTGCTAATGAGAATTCTACATACGCTTGGTATCCTTCTCCAGTTGATTGGTATGCGACCTACAAAACCGATACTCGTAATTCTGTTTGATAAAGattgaatttttattaattgGTCAATGGGAGCTTCTTTCTATGTAGGTGTGTTGGGGAAGTTCGGAAGTTGGCTGCTGGAGGTGGCCATTCAGCTGTGCTGACAGATGCATGTTCCTTGAAGGAATTGTGTGAGTTCAGGCTTGCAGATAGTGTGACTCTGTCGAATGCATCTGCCATCGAGGATGTTGCATCAAGAACTGGATCAGATGCTTTGGTGCGTCTTTGTGAAAGATTCCGGTAAGAATTTTGATTCTTTTATATGCAATAATTTAAAACTATAAGTTTAGCCGTCTAAAGTCCAAGCAGTTTTCTTTTATATGTCATATCTCATCCCTCGGAGTTTCACCTAGTCTTGTACAGCTATTCTTTCATTGAGAAGAAAACTCATGTAAACATTTTTTTGGGCTCATGCAGGGAGCATTTTCCCAACGCCGGAGATTGCGCTGATGACGATGACAAATTTATCCTTTGAATCTAAAGGGGCATCCATATATTGTTTTAGTATCCCTTCGTAGCACTGCATTTGTTCATGCAAAGGCATTGATATTGGTGTAAAGGAGTAAGCCAAGTTCATCTGCGTTGTATGAATTGTAAAAAGTTGTGATTTATTATGTCTTATAAATCCTGAATAGTACAATAATAGTTAACGTTTAAGACCAATTTCTAGACAATATGGGGGATATTAATGATTTCTCAATAACATGATTtgttgaaatttttatgattttatccaCGAGCTAGGATGTTTTTAAAATCTCAGAGGAGATCAATGTGAACCATTTTAAACCCAAAGAAAGAATGAAAAAATGGCTAAagtttttagaaaaaataatgGAGCCATTTATATAATGATGTCAGAATCAAATCTTACTGAGCAAGAATCTGACTATTTCAGGTAGCCAATAACCTTTTTTACAATAACTTACAGTACAAAATATGTTTTACACGTTTCATTATTAGTATTGCATCTGCAATTAGACAAGATCAACCAAGAAAACATCAAATCCAATCCCAGAAAGGTACAAATATCTAATAATAAAGTGAAATCATAACATGATCAAAGCATCCATCCCGGAACCAAACTGTTGTCGTTTTCGACGTGATTCATCGATGCACTCATCTGACTCGAATTCCCTGGATCATTATATCTATTTCAAAaggaaaattaataataataactaattcaatttttaaaaaaaaacttcaaaaaagCTTTGATCAGTTAAAACTAAGTACAAAAACATTACCCCATTTGCAGATTAGAATTGCATTGAAGAGGATGAAAGAAGCCTTGGGAATGAAAACTGTGCTGATGtgtatatgcattgatttgttCTCCTCCTACCCAAGATTGCTGAAAGTGCTGTTGTCCAGCATAGAATTCTTGCAGCTGAATTGCACCcaaatcaacaaaaaaaatatacatatataaatatgattaccttttaataaaaacaaattCAGAGTAGGTACAAAGGTAGTACGTATCCTCGTACTTTAAAAACAAAAGGATTTAAGAAAAGCTACCGACCACATTTAAAATCCATACGAGGTCCATACACTTTTTATGGCGATCCCACGTCTTTTGTATGACCTTTGAGGTAAAAGTTCGAATTTTCCCTGGTTTTGTattctttaattttaagtttcacaTGGATCACGCATTCAATTTGcccttaaataaatattattatcaaTAACGACCGATCGATGCATCATTTTTCGTATAAACACAATCAACCAGGCAAGAAATTTTTACGATATATATTCCAAAACATTTCACTTGACAACCAAAATATGGGAAAATAAAGTGAAATGGTATTGCTAATTTATAGCGTTGTGATTAACCACTAACCTTTCTTTCTAATGAACCATTAGCTTCGAGCATCAACTTTTCCTGCAGTTTAAGAATGTTCACAAGCAAATGCAATTAACTAGCAATTACTAATTTTTGATCAAGATATGAAAATTAACGAAAAAacttatgatattatatatcacCTTAGCTTGAAGATCAGAAAGCTGACCAAGCATGTTCTGTGTCTgcaatatataatttgaagtgTAAGTAGAGGCAACTGATCCCTAGAAgtttaatcttttaaataataatcaaatttagtAATTTTAATCAGGTACATATATGTAAATCATTGCATACAActttatgtttatatatacagaaaattatgaaaaatggtttatttattttttattttcatcatttaaataGACACGAATAAATCACTGCATGGATGTAAGTTGGGTTTTTATTGTCTTTAGTCATGTTTGGCATGACATAGTAGTGTTAATCATGTTGACAATATCATATGTCACATCAGTGTTCCGTCAAAATAGAATTGAAGGCAAATAAAAAACTAATTTAGAGGAGGACGACCAAATTTTGACTACTTAGAcgatcaaaacttaaaataggTCAACTTAACTAAAGAACTTTGCTATTTTCTGTTTGTTTGGGAGCGTGTTTGTGTAGCTGGGTTGGCTGCTACtcaaaatattgaagaattTGAATTCATTTTAATTTATAGAAAGAGATATAGTATGAAAATGATCTTTTACCCTTGTAGACCGGATGTGGTGCAACGATGTCTGCAACTGAACCTCAATCTGTTCAAGATCATTCATGCTTAGGGGTCCCAAATCATCCCCAAGAAGATGTCTGCATGCAACACTTTTGTCAAGAAATTCACGCACCTTCAAAGGAAACTACTATTTTGTCTCTTGTTTAAGCCAAAAATCATTTTGGTCCTTATTTGTGATATGTTAAAAAAGGTCCTTTGACTTATCAATATCATACATTTTTACTCTCTAACAGCTGTTAAAAACTTACAAAAAACGGTCCGCGCAAATTTTTCTTAATTGATACTTCCCAAAACAAGATAACTATTATCTCACATAGAATTGTGCTTTTGATTTGgattaagtatatatatatatagatatatatataaataaaatctcTCAACATATTAGAACTAGCTAGCCAAAAAACACAGAGGGTGAATGTTGAATACCTTTGGCATCGTTGCAGCGACTCGTATTTGGATTTTAGTTTCACATATTCCACATAGCTGCTTTGCTACGAGATAAAATTCAAGAACGAGTTAGTGAGTTAATGTTGCtaaatttaaaatgcaaattataattttgaatacattcaataaaaaaaaattaaaaaaaaaacatttcccGATGGTTATTGCTATGACAAATTTCCGAATTTTTAGGTAGAAATACTATTTACGTAGCTTATATATGTGAAATTGGTATGAAATATTAATTAGCACACAAATACCTCAATATCCTTGCCTGGATGATTGACTTTTAGTGAACCATAACTGCATTTCTGATGCTTTTCGAGTGTCTTGAGCATGCTGATTAGTCAAAATTtagaaatatttaaataagattGAAAAAATAAGATTGGGAATATAATTTGGCAGAGAACCACCCTTGAAGATCATGTTCTTCACTATGAGATCTCAATGATATATTATAATCTTCAATTTAAGCATGGAAGTTTCTATCAACATATATAGCAAACATTAAAACATCAAGATAAAGATAAAGAATATAATATcgaattaaattgatatttCGCCGATAGTTAATCATTACAAGCCCTTCGATTTTTCgagaatatattttaattatctattataaataacaaaaatgaAATGATACGAGTCGCAAGAACTCATACCTCATGAGCATCCAAAGCATTATGCAATCAGGGTATTATATATCAGGGAATGAAATAAAAGAAACTAAGATGCAGTAATTAGTATTTTTCCCCCCCTTCAAAGTGCATTTAACTGAAGAAAATCCAAAATCTCTGCTGGTCTCATTGGATTATTGATTGGGTCATGCTTACAAAATATAAAGTAAATAGGATTGAAAAGTAGATGAATGTTTTGATATTATTGATCAATGATCTGCCATCAGATAAAAGCACTAAAAACCACCCAAAAAAAAGAggcacaaaaaaaatttaaaaaatgaaaaaagaatgaaagaaaGAAAACCAAAAGAATTTCAAAACAAGAATCTTACAAATTCTTGAACAAGATCCATATCACCAAAATCAAGAAACGAAAAAAGAATTTCTGATCAAATAACATCATAAACAAATGGGAAAACAAAACTTGCATCTTAAAATCACAAACATAAAGAAACTAAACCACACAACCATAAACATGAACTCAAAAAGATACAACTATGCAACCAAAAAAAGATAGATTTAAGGATCAAAATATACTTGGAGGTGCTGCAGAATTCGTAGAGCTTGCCCCGATTAGAGAAGATGATAAGCGCAACCTCGGCATCGCAGAGCACAGAGAGCTCATAAGCTTTCTTGAGCAGCCCATTTCTCCTCTTTGCAAATGTAACCTGCCTATTTATTTTGTTCTCTATTCTCTTCAACTCCACCCTCCCTCTACCCATATTATTATAAACAAATCCTCACCTATATCTGGCTATCCCTATATTTTTCTTTATGGGTTCTGATCTTTATCTCTTTTCTCTTTCCCTGTTAGCTGAAACCGTGAAAATCTTGAAACCCAAAACACAGAAAACTCAAAAAACTGACATATTTATgcacatatacatgtatatgtacaCCTGTAAAAGATTTCTTCTTTGTTTATTTTTTCTGGGtatgatttattttttctttattttatctcTTTAAACTTCTGAAAGATCCACCCCGAGATCTTTAGTTAGATGTGCAGATGAGAGATGGGAAACCTAGGGCTTATGTTGTGTTTTATCCACGGGGATGAAAGCTGAGGTTTTTGAGAGATGGGGCGCGTGGAGCACAGTGTCCGGAGATTTGCGTGTGGTTGTGCATGACGCGGTGTGTGCGCGCGTGGCGGTGGACCGTGTTAACCATCGGGTAAATTGAGAAAATATCGGACAGCCGTCGCCAATTAAAAAATTTGTGGACACGTGTCGGATGATAAGTGGTTTTTGGATCCTTTCTTTCTGCTTGTACTCTCTGACATAAAAAAATGTGTCGAAATAATTTGTGCcctaataattaatttaacgtTGCTGAAAAAAcacaaattaaatatatacattATATGGGAAATAAATTGAAGGACGTTGTTTATATTCTAAATTACAGGGatacataataaaatattgtttaaaatatattaaattttatataaagtaTAATTGTACGTCttgaaataaaagttttaagAGTAGACAAAAATCCGAGATGAGACTAATTAGTAGATCAAATAAGTTATTTTTTTCGATATATATTTGGACAgataacaattttattttttttttgtgattacGTGGTTAAAAAATTCATCGATATATGTTCGCGTGTTCgacaatataatcataaatagTTACGTGAATTGATGAGAATGACtaaaattgatcaaacaaaCATAGTTACGTGACTATAATTGATTCGCAAAACATACATCACTAAAAGTCTCACACATCGATACatacataattaaaattaacattttacctatttttttatttataaatacttATACCATCGATCAGGGCTGACTTAACATATTGAATATTCATGataattatgtatatttgattaTCAGCTCGTATGTGAACAATTTATATAGAATCTTAACTACATATTAACCGACGACTGTTAATGAATCTAGAGACCTCGAAATATGTAGTTGTATTATAGTGTTAAAGTATATTATAACTATATAAGCTATCACTTATGTGAAAAAGTCTCCTGGTTCGATAACATGACATACTCGATCGGTCTCCCATTTAAGGAGGGTGCCTCTTGGTTTTGAGGCAATATGAGTCTCCTGGTTTGATAGCatgaaccaaaaaaaaaagaattaaaacTCATATTGTTCAAAACTTGTATATAAATCTAGCTTTTTCGTTGGCAGGAAAAATCCCCAGCATCATACGATGTGTATTTGGTGGTTgtcttaatttatatatttactcGTTCTAAGTCTATACTTTGTATGTATTTGTGTTGATCTaattataagtatatatttacataaatattttgaataaactaaaaatatataaacattaTATAATAAACAAATGAAACGATAGTTATTAAAGTAAAAAAATCGTctagtttaattatttgaatGAATAATGTAtgtatattttcaattttttaactTAATATTCCgcgaataaaaattaatactctttatttgtgagacgggtcaaccctatcgatattcacaataaaagtaatactcttagcataaaaagtaatattttttcattgatgacacaaataagatatccatctcacaaaatacgacccatgagactgtctcacacaaatttttgtcaaattaaaaatgttaatgaTTTATCTTGTTCGTATtatacaaaaatattaaaaatatatttaaaattttaatatccaGTCCACTTAGTCTTAGCTACTGTATCAGTTGTCCTTGTCTTAATGAAGGATTAATATTTAAGTTAGTTAGTGTAACGTCTCTTCTCATTTCGTGGCGCCTGTGATTGCGACTTCGATGTACGGCTTCGAGGTCCACTGTGCACGTGTCATGTTATAACACGCTGAGCAGGAACAATCTGGAACGACAGCACGGTAAATTTAAGACAAACTTTACACGTGTCGATAAATTGTCCAGTTCTGCCAATTCGCCGGCGACTGATAGTAAAACGAGGTCGTTTTGCTATTATTTTTAACTTTTTGACTGTTAGGTAGGATTTTAATTGTACGGTTTTAGGGTCAAAGATTTCATGCCTTTAATTTTCGTAGGTGCATTCTCTAATGTACACTACTTTTTATCCATTTattataacatatcatcatgTATTAAATTGTTAGCTAATACACTATGTATTAGCGGAAATATATTATTCTCCAAGAAAATCATGTAACAAGGCTTCGTATGATTTTGAAATATGGGTGTTCGATCTTTATAGACTAACCGAAAAA from Primulina tabacum isolate GXHZ01 unplaced genomic scaffold, ASM2559414v2 Contig631, whole genome shotgun sequence includes:
- the LOC142534635 gene encoding agamous-like MADS-box protein MADS2 isoform X1; this encodes MGRGRVELKRIENKINRQVTFAKRRNGLLKKAYELSVLCDAEVALIIFSNRGKLYEFCSTSNMLKTLEKHQKCSYGSLKVNHPGKDIEQSSYVEYVKLKSKYESLQRCQRHLLGDDLGPLSMNDLEQIEVQLQTSLHHIRSTRTQNMLGQLSDLQAKEKLMLEANGSLERKLQEFYAGQQHFQQSWVGGEQINAYTHQHSFHSQGFFHPLQCNSNLQMGYNDPGNSSQMSASMNHVENDNSLVPGWML
- the LOC142534635 gene encoding agamous-like MADS-box protein MADS2 isoform X2 gives rise to the protein MGRGRVELKRIENKINRQVTFAKRRNGLLKKAYELSVLCDAEVALIIFSNRGKLYEFCSTSNMLKTLEKHQKCSYGSLKVNHPGKDIEQSSYVEYVKLKSKYESLQRCQRHLLGDDLGPLSMNDLEQIEVQLQTSLHHIRSTRTQNMLGQLSDLQAKEKLMLEANGSLERKLQEFYAGQQHFQQSWVGGEQINAYTHQHSFHSQGFFHPLQCNSNLQMGEFESDECIDESRRKRQQFGSGMDALIML